The Thermodesulfobacteriota bacterium genome window below encodes:
- a CDS encoding sulfite exporter TauE/SafE family protein has protein sequence MQFLIIFSVAFLASMLSSMSGAGAAILTTPVWLSLGFPLPAVIASNQLNGAAWTPIAARNYLKGKDVDWALIRIMVLVGLAGALVGTTIVRGADAALLKRAIGVIIVALVLIVAFNPSLGRTESGSILSRRQTGLLAFPIGAYESFFGSGNGLFTSILLAKTRGMPLLTALGSYYAIAFFLNSFAVAVYSAAGHADARLMVPSTAGSVMGAYVGSRIGRGKGFGLVRAMFLTVGGALGMKLALG, from the coding sequence ATGCAGTTCCTGATCATCTTCTCCGTCGCATTCCTCGCCTCGATGCTCAGCTCCATGAGCGGCGCCGGGGCGGCGATCCTGACGACCCCCGTCTGGCTGTCCCTCGGCTTCCCGCTCCCGGCGGTGATCGCCTCCAACCAGCTCAACGGCGCGGCATGGACCCCGATCGCCGCCCGAAATTACCTGAAAGGAAAGGACGTGGACTGGGCGCTGATCCGGATCATGGTCCTTGTCGGGCTGGCGGGAGCGCTGGTCGGGACGACCATTGTGCGCGGCGCGGACGCCGCGCTCCTGAAGCGCGCGATCGGCGTCATCATCGTCGCGCTGGTCCTGATCGTCGCATTCAACCCCTCGCTGGGGCGTACGGAAAGCGGCTCGATCCTCTCGCGCCGCCAGACCGGCCTGCTGGCCTTTCCCATCGGAGCGTACGAATCGTTCTTCGGATCGGGAAACGGCCTGTTCACCTCCATCCTTCTCGCCAAGACCCGCGGGATGCCGCTGCTCACCGCCCTCGGCTCGTATTACGCGATCGCCTTCTTCCTGAACAGCTTCGCCGTGGCCGTCTACAGCGCGGCCGGGCACGCCGACGCGCGTTTGATGGTCCCGTCCACCGCGGGCTCGGTCATGGGGGCGTACGTGGGATCCCGCATCGGGCGGGGAAAAGGATTCGGGCTGGTGCGGGCGATGTTCCTGACCGTGGGAGGGGCGCTGGGGATGAAGCTGGCGCTCGGATGA
- a CDS encoding mechanosensitive ion channel domain-containing protein yields the protein MRIGDTVGDVIAKSLLVTHIRTIKNEDVTIPDSLALNAHIVNYSARAKEEGLILHTAVTIGYDAPWRTVHELLIEAAKKTERILQEPKPFVLQTALNDFYVTYELNAYTSEPREMVNIHSDLHRNIQDAFNEAGVEIMSPHYAQLRDGNRTAIPDAYLLADYVPGSMRVEAIYRPRRPPAGP from the coding sequence GTGCGGATCGGGGACACCGTGGGCGACGTCATCGCCAAATCGCTCCTGGTGACCCACATCCGGACCATCAAGAACGAAGATGTCACCATACCCGATTCGCTGGCCCTGAACGCCCATATCGTGAACTACAGCGCCCGGGCGAAGGAGGAGGGGCTCATCCTGCATACCGCCGTCACCATCGGATACGATGCCCCATGGCGGACGGTCCACGAGCTCCTGATCGAGGCGGCGAAGAAGACGGAGCGGATCCTCCAGGAGCCGAAGCCGTTCGTCCTCCAGACGGCCCTCAACGATTTCTACGTGACGTACGAGCTGAACGCATACACGAGCGAGCCCCGGGAGATGGTGAATATCCACTCCGACCTGCACCGGAATATCCAGGACGCCTTCAACGAGGCAGGGGTCGAGATCATGTCGCCGCATTACGCGCAACTTCGGGACGGCAACAGGACCGCGATTCCCGATGCCTATCTCCTTGCGGATTACGTGCCGGGATCGATGCGGGTGGAGGCTATTTATCGCCCTCGCAGGCCGCCAGCCGGGCCCTGA
- a CDS encoding PAS domain S-box protein: protein MDPIGRSLLQLVQDSPDAVLVADREGIIRYWNAAAERIFGWTAGEAIGQSLDLIIPEKQRSRHWEGYHRVMATGETKYKTGLLSAPGVRKDGSRVSLEFSMVMLRDEAGAMQGCGSILRDVTERRLQEKELRARLAACEGDK, encoded by the coding sequence ATGGACCCGATCGGCCGTTCCCTTCTGCAGCTCGTCCAGGATTCCCCGGACGCCGTCCTCGTCGCCGACCGCGAGGGGATCATACGCTATTGGAATGCCGCGGCCGAACGGATCTTCGGTTGGACCGCCGGGGAGGCGATCGGCCAATCCCTCGACCTGATCATCCCGGAGAAGCAGCGCAGCCGCCATTGGGAGGGGTACCATCGCGTGATGGCGACCGGCGAAACGAAGTACAAGACCGGCCTGCTGTCGGCGCCGGGGGTCCGCAAGGACGGAAGCAGGGTCTCTCTCGAATTCAGCATGGTGATGCTCCGCGACGAGGCGGGAGCGATGCAGGGCTGCGGCTCCATCCTGCGGGACGTGACCGAACGCCGGCTTCAGGAGAAGGAGCTCAGGGCCCGGCTGGCGGCCTGCGAGGGCGATAAATAG
- a CDS encoding thioesterase family protein, which translates to MKETLKAGLEHVHTYRVPENRTVPYLYPESEAFRGMPKVFATGFMVGLMEWACMDAMAPHMEPGEGSVGTLVNMTHTAATPPGMTVTVHVRCIGVEGRRTVWEIEAKDDVEVIGKGTHERFAVDFAKFNDRVAKKAAGR; encoded by the coding sequence ATGAAGGAGACGTTGAAGGCCGGTCTGGAGCACGTGCACACGTATCGTGTCCCGGAAAACAGGACGGTCCCGTACCTTTACCCCGAGTCGGAGGCGTTCCGGGGTATGCCGAAAGTGTTCGCCACCGGTTTCATGGTCGGCCTGATGGAGTGGGCGTGCATGGATGCGATGGCGCCGCACATGGAGCCGGGGGAGGGGAGCGTCGGGACGCTCGTCAACATGACGCACACCGCGGCCACCCCGCCTGGGATGACGGTGACGGTCCATGTCCGTTGCATCGGCGTGGAGGGGCGGCGCACGGTCTGGGAGATCGAGGCAAAGGATGACGTCGAGGTGATCGGGAAGGGGACCCACGAGCGGTTCGCGGTCGACTTCGCGAAATTCAACGACCGCGTGGCGAAAAAAGCCGCGGGGAGGTAA
- a CDS encoding FAD-dependent oxidoreductase encodes MAAYDFDLGILGGGAAGLTAAAGAAQFGAKTVLVEKASRLGGDCLHFGCVPSKTLIRSAGVWALARRAKEFGLPDIELPPVDLAAVMARVRSVIDRIQEHDSPERFCRLGADVRFGEPRFADDHTVAVDGARLTARAWIVATGSGPALPPVDGLSDVPYWTNETVFSRKELPGRLVVLGGGPIGVEMAQAFRRLGSRVTVIEFMDQILGPEDPDIASIVRSRLEAEGVKILTGTKAVKAETVNSGVRLRVAPAKGEGEPWTIEGDVLLVAAGRKPNVEGLGLGAAGVEYSLRGVPADSRMRTNVPHIYSCGDVNGVFPFTHVAGYEAGIALSNAVLRFPRKADYTQVPWCTYTDPEVASIGMNEKRANAAGVEYRVLTTPFREIDRALAEGEEEGKIKVLISPSGALLGCQIAGHHAGELIHEWIAAVNGRVKLSTLAGAVHAYPTLAEISKKAAGSYYSEKLFSERTKKILRFLFDLKGSACAPEGEAG; translated from the coding sequence ATGGCGGCATACGATTTCGACCTCGGGATTCTCGGAGGTGGCGCGGCGGGATTGACGGCCGCCGCCGGAGCCGCGCAGTTCGGCGCGAAGACGGTCCTCGTCGAAAAGGCGTCGAGGCTGGGGGGCGATTGCCTCCATTTCGGGTGCGTGCCTTCCAAGACGCTGATCCGCTCGGCGGGGGTCTGGGCCCTCGCACGCCGGGCGAAGGAGTTCGGGCTTCCCGATATCGAGCTGCCGCCGGTGGACCTGGCCGCCGTCATGGCCCGCGTTCGTTCGGTGATCGACAGGATCCAGGAGCACGACTCCCCGGAGCGGTTCTGCAGGCTTGGAGCGGATGTGCGGTTCGGGGAGCCGCGATTCGCGGATGACCACACCGTGGCAGTGGACGGCGCCCGCCTGACCGCCCGCGCGTGGATCGTGGCGACCGGATCGGGCCCGGCCCTCCCGCCGGTGGACGGCCTGTCGGACGTGCCATACTGGACCAACGAAACCGTCTTCTCTCGAAAGGAGCTGCCGGGCCGCCTGGTGGTTCTCGGCGGCGGTCCGATCGGCGTGGAGATGGCGCAGGCGTTCCGCCGCCTCGGCTCGCGGGTCACCGTCATCGAGTTCATGGACCAGATCCTGGGGCCCGAGGACCCGGATATCGCTTCGATCGTGCGGAGCCGCCTCGAAGCCGAGGGGGTGAAGATCCTCACCGGCACGAAGGCCGTGAAGGCAGAGACGGTGAATTCCGGCGTCCGGCTGCGGGTCGCACCCGCAAAGGGGGAAGGGGAGCCCTGGACCATCGAGGGGGACGTTCTGCTGGTCGCTGCGGGGCGGAAACCCAATGTGGAGGGGCTGGGTCTGGGAGCGGCTGGCGTCGAATATTCTCTGCGGGGGGTTCCCGCCGACTCCCGGATGCGTACCAATGTGCCGCACATCTACTCGTGCGGAGACGTGAACGGGGTGTTCCCCTTCACCCACGTGGCGGGGTACGAGGCCGGCATCGCTCTTTCCAACGCCGTACTCCGCTTCCCGCGGAAGGCGGATTATACACAGGTCCCGTGGTGCACGTATACGGACCCCGAAGTGGCCAGCATCGGCATGAACGAGAAGCGGGCAAATGCCGCGGGGGTGGAGTACCGGGTCCTGACGACGCCTTTCCGCGAGATCGACCGGGCTCTGGCGGAAGGAGAGGAGGAAGGCAAGATCAAGGTGCTGATTTCTCCCTCGGGAGCTCTGCTGGGCTGCCAGATCGCCGGGCATCATGCCGGCGAGCTGATCCATGAATGGATCGCGGCGGTCAACGGGCGGGTGAAGCTTTCTACCCTGGCGGGCGCGGTCCACGCATACCCGACCCTGGCCGAGATTTCGAAGAAGGCCGCCGGGTCGTACTACTCCGAAAAGCTGTTCTCCGAACGGACAAAGAAGATCCTGCGGTTTCTCTTCGATCTCAAAGGGAGTGCGTGCGCGCCGGAAGGAGAGGCCGGATGA
- a CDS encoding TVP38/TMEM64 family protein, translated as MNAKKIGILAAFAAVAAGYFFLDLGRYLTLENLKEQRGSLEALRASHALLFPAVFVLIYIVQTTFSLPGAAVLSLAAGAIFGVLQGTIFVVSAATIGAVLAFLVSRTLLRDRVVRKFGGRMEGIDRGLRESGLSYLLFLRLVPAFPFFLVNLACGVTGLPLRTYAFGTLFGIMPGSFVFVNAGASLAAIESVSQVAGPRVLGSFALLGLFSLLPTLLKAVKKRRDRVGLSIL; from the coding sequence ATGAACGCGAAGAAAATCGGCATCCTGGCCGCCTTCGCCGCGGTCGCGGCGGGATATTTCTTCCTGGATCTCGGGCGGTACCTGACCCTGGAGAACCTGAAGGAGCAACGGGGGAGCCTGGAGGCGCTGCGCGCTTCGCACGCCCTGCTCTTTCCCGCCGTCTTCGTGCTGATCTACATCGTCCAGACGACTTTCTCCCTGCCGGGGGCGGCCGTCCTGTCCCTTGCCGCAGGCGCGATCTTCGGGGTCCTGCAGGGGACGATCTTCGTCGTGTCGGCCGCCACGATCGGGGCCGTCCTCGCGTTCCTCGTCAGCAGGACCCTGCTGCGCGACCGGGTCGTCAGGAAGTTCGGAGGGCGGATGGAGGGAATCGACCGGGGCTTAAGGGAAAGCGGCCTCTCCTACCTGCTCTTCCTTCGATTGGTCCCGGCCTTCCCGTTCTTCCTGGTGAACCTGGCGTGCGGCGTCACCGGCCTGCCGCTGCGCACCTATGCCTTCGGCACGCTGTTCGGGATCATGCCGGGGAGCTTCGTGTTCGTGAACGCCGGGGCAAGCCTCGCGGCCATCGAATCCGTAAGCCAGGTCGCCGGCCCGCGCGTGCTCGGATCGTTCGCGCTGCTCGGACTGTTTTCCCTCCTTCCCACCCTTCTCAAGGCCGTGAAGAAGCGCAGGGACAGGGTCGGGTTGTCGATCCTGTAA
- a CDS encoding radical SAM protein, protein MTVPNCPFLSLDSLWIQVAGSSCNLRCVHCFNESGPGNREMPPLSREDVRTLLDAAEASGVRDVVFTGGEPFLLPDMAEIAGDALKRFPATILTNGTLLTGQVVERLSAVARDSLYSLEIRVSLDAPSEEANDRIRGKGSFERALSGVARLEEAGFLPIVTAAWGEEGSAPEALEAFDRLLRSRGFRKPRVKFLPVFRTGRERERSGGYGEEERAAAEMLDLLGPERLLCSTARIATSRGIWACPILVNEPDARMGDDLAASCRPFPLAYGACSTCIRHGAVCANAATAAREG, encoded by the coding sequence ATGACCGTTCCGAACTGCCCGTTTCTGTCGCTCGACTCCCTCTGGATCCAGGTGGCCGGGTCCTCCTGCAATCTCCGGTGCGTCCACTGCTTCAACGAGTCCGGCCCGGGGAACCGGGAGATGCCGCCGCTCTCGCGCGAGGACGTGCGGACCCTCCTCGACGCGGCGGAAGCGTCGGGTGTGAGGGACGTGGTCTTCACGGGGGGGGAGCCGTTCCTCCTCCCGGACATGGCGGAAATCGCCGGCGACGCGCTGAAAAGGTTCCCGGCGACGATCCTGACCAACGGGACGCTGCTGACCGGACAGGTCGTGGAGCGGCTCTCCGCCGTCGCCCGGGACTCGCTCTACTCGCTCGAGATCCGGGTTTCGCTGGATGCGCCCTCGGAGGAAGCGAACGACCGGATCCGGGGGAAGGGCAGCTTCGAGCGGGCGCTGTCCGGGGTCGCGCGCCTGGAGGAAGCGGGTTTCCTCCCCATCGTTACCGCGGCGTGGGGCGAGGAGGGGAGCGCGCCGGAGGCGCTGGAGGCGTTCGACCGCCTGCTGCGTTCGAGGGGATTCCGGAAGCCCCGGGTGAAGTTTCTACCCGTTTTCCGCACCGGGCGGGAGAGGGAGCGGTCCGGCGGGTACGGGGAGGAGGAACGCGCCGCCGCGGAGATGCTGGATCTCCTGGGCCCGGAGCGGCTCCTGTGCTCCACGGCGAGGATTGCCACGTCCCGGGGGATCTGGGCCTGCCCGATCCTCGTGAACGAGCCGGACGCGCGCATGGGAGACGATCTCGCGGCTTCCTGCCGGCCCTTCCCCCTCGCCTACGGCGCCTGCTCCACCTGCATTCGGCACGGCGCCGTGTGCGCGAACGCCGCGACGGCGGCCAGGGAGGGGTAG
- a CDS encoding metallophosphoesterase family protein has protein sequence MAECEVSGRVALFGGVYNNHLALAAILDDAPSRAGGIFCLGDVGAFGPHPDLSVGILREAGIPIVQGNYDRSVGLRRGDCACGYTDPRDNRYAALSYAYTFRNTSDRNKDYLASLPETIRLRGPRGERILLCHGSPRRQNEFLWESLSPDPFLARLLDEAGCDVLAVTHTGIPWKRRLPGGRLVVNVGAIGRPANDGNTHVWYAVLDLSAGEPDASFIPLSYDHGRLAAEMRAERIVEPFVETVETGWWTTCLEILPSRERFRGRY, from the coding sequence ATGGCCGAATGCGAAGTTTCCGGGCGCGTGGCGCTTTTCGGGGGGGTCTACAACAACCACCTTGCCCTGGCCGCCATCCTGGACGACGCGCCGTCCCGCGCCGGCGGGATCTTTTGCCTCGGCGACGTAGGCGCCTTCGGTCCCCATCCCGACCTTTCCGTCGGGATCCTGAGGGAGGCCGGCATCCCGATCGTCCAGGGGAACTACGACCGATCCGTGGGCTTGCGCCGGGGGGACTGCGCGTGCGGCTACACCGATCCGCGGGACAACCGGTACGCGGCCCTGTCCTACGCCTACACGTTCCGGAACACGTCGGACCGGAACAAGGATTACCTGGCGTCGCTTCCGGAAACGATCCGCCTCCGCGGTCCCAGGGGAGAGCGGATCCTCCTGTGCCACGGTTCACCGCGGCGGCAGAACGAGTTTTTGTGGGAGTCGCTGTCCCCCGATCCGTTTCTTGCCCGGCTGCTCGACGAGGCGGGGTGCGACGTCCTCGCCGTGACGCACACGGGCATCCCCTGGAAGCGCCGCCTGCCCGGCGGCCGGCTGGTGGTCAACGTGGGGGCGATCGGGCGCCCCGCGAACGACGGCAACACCCACGTCTGGTACGCCGTGCTGGACCTGTCGGCCGGGGAGCCCGATGCGAGCTTCATCCCCTTGTCGTACGACCACGGACGCCTCGCGGCCGAGATGCGGGCGGAGCGGATCGTCGAGCCGTTCGTGGAAACGGTGGAGACGGGTTGGTGGACGACCTGCCTGGAGATCCTTCCCTCGCGGGAGCGCTTCCGCGGGAGATACTAA
- the lhgO gene encoding L-2-hydroxyglutarate oxidase, whose translation MKTDIVVVGAGIVGLATALQLKKMRPGLRVLVVEKEGRVAAHQTGNNSGVIHSGIYYKPGSLKARTCREGYRMLLDFCRERGIPFELCGKIIVATSESELQALDNIYRRGIGNGLEGLRYLGPGEIRAIEPHAAGIRGILVPQTGIVDFKAVAEKYAEAFAALGGEVRLNTKVTGVKGGRPFVRVEAGGETFEASAIVNCAGLYCDKVAAHTVPDLDMRIVPFRGEYYSLKTERRFLVRNLIYPVPDPNFPFLGVHFTRRIDGGIEAGPNAVLACRREGYGKWQISIPELVETLTWKGFLIVAGKYWRTGLGEMVRSFSKSKFTEALQKLIPEIRVADLAAGGAGVRAQACGRDGGLLDDFHIRELPGQVHVLNAPSPAATGSLAIGKTVAELALKQL comes from the coding sequence ATGAAAACGGACATCGTCGTCGTCGGGGCGGGAATCGTCGGGCTCGCCACGGCCCTGCAATTGAAAAAGATGCGTCCCGGACTGCGGGTGCTGGTCGTGGAGAAGGAGGGGCGCGTCGCCGCCCACCAGACGGGAAACAACAGCGGCGTCATCCACAGCGGAATCTACTACAAGCCCGGAAGCCTCAAGGCCCGGACCTGCCGGGAGGGATACCGCATGCTCCTCGATTTCTGCCGGGAGCGCGGGATCCCGTTCGAGCTCTGCGGGAAGATCATCGTGGCCACCTCGGAGTCCGAGCTCCAGGCGCTCGACAATATCTACCGGAGAGGGATCGGGAACGGCCTCGAAGGGCTGCGGTACCTCGGCCCCGGCGAGATCCGGGCCATCGAGCCGCATGCCGCCGGGATCAGGGGGATCCTCGTCCCCCAGACGGGGATCGTCGACTTCAAGGCGGTGGCGGAGAAATACGCCGAGGCGTTCGCCGCGCTCGGCGGCGAAGTCCGGCTGAACACGAAAGTGACCGGAGTGAAGGGAGGCCGACCCTTCGTGCGCGTCGAGGCGGGCGGCGAGACGTTCGAGGCCTCGGCGATCGTGAACTGCGCCGGCCTCTACTGCGACAAGGTCGCGGCCCACACCGTCCCCGACCTGGACATGCGGATCGTCCCGTTCCGGGGCGAATACTACTCCCTGAAAACGGAACGGCGTTTCCTGGTCCGGAACCTGATCTATCCCGTCCCGGACCCGAACTTCCCGTTCCTCGGGGTGCATTTCACGCGACGCATCGACGGGGGGATCGAGGCCGGGCCGAACGCGGTGCTCGCCTGCCGGAGGGAAGGATACGGGAAGTGGCAGATCAGCATCCCCGAGCTCGTAGAGACGCTGACGTGGAAAGGATTCCTCATCGTGGCCGGGAAATACTGGCGGACCGGCCTGGGAGAGATGGTCCGCTCCTTCAGCAAATCGAAATTCACCGAAGCGCTGCAGAAGCTGATCCCCGAGATCCGCGTCGCCGACCTGGCGGCCGGCGGGGCGGGTGTCCGGGCGCAGGCGTGCGGCAGGGACGGCGGGCTGCTGGACGACTTCCACATCCGGGAGCTTCCCGGGCAGGTCCACGTGCTCAACGCCCCCAGCCCGGCGGCCACCGGCTCCCTCGCCATCGGAAAAACCGTCGCGGAGCTGGCCCTGAAGCAGCTTTGA
- a CDS encoding TAXI family TRAP transporter solute-binding subunit: MKTRGAKSIVLAVLFLAASTWIAADANAAAKLSFSIVTGGTGGVWYPLGGAIGGIVGKYVPDTEATSEATTAAIDNMKLLGAGKAGMAFAYDYHVVWSNDGKVPGIPKKQNIRLVMGFYEQPLHIVTKEGTGITNVLQLKGKRVSVGAPNSGTEEQADYVLKALGIDWNKDFKKEKLGAGESVAALKDGKIDAFFWSGAVPTASIIDMANTPGSKMILLPIGGETAEKIFKANPGVFHKTVFQKGSYNGVDQDIDAIAITAVLQAMDTFPEDKVYQILKAIFDNKAELAAVWKGANALTPQKAVGQVTPDAIKYLHPGARKFFVEKGVLK, encoded by the coding sequence GTGAAAACGAGAGGGGCCAAATCGATCGTCCTTGCCGTGCTGTTCCTCGCCGCGTCGACCTGGATCGCGGCGGACGCGAACGCCGCAGCCAAGCTCTCCTTCAGCATCGTCACCGGCGGCACCGGCGGCGTCTGGTATCCGCTGGGCGGCGCCATCGGCGGCATCGTCGGGAAGTACGTCCCCGACACCGAGGCGACTTCCGAGGCGACGACGGCCGCGATCGACAACATGAAGCTGCTGGGCGCCGGGAAGGCGGGGATGGCGTTCGCCTACGACTATCACGTCGTCTGGTCGAACGACGGCAAGGTCCCCGGGATCCCGAAGAAGCAGAACATCCGGCTGGTGATGGGCTTCTACGAGCAGCCGCTGCACATCGTGACGAAGGAAGGGACGGGGATCACGAACGTCCTGCAGCTCAAGGGCAAGCGCGTCTCCGTCGGCGCCCCGAACAGCGGGACGGAGGAGCAGGCCGACTACGTCCTCAAGGCGCTCGGCATCGACTGGAACAAGGACTTCAAGAAGGAGAAGCTCGGGGCCGGCGAGTCCGTCGCGGCGCTGAAGGACGGCAAGATCGACGCCTTCTTCTGGAGCGGCGCCGTCCCGACCGCCTCCATCATCGACATGGCCAACACCCCCGGCTCGAAGATGATCCTGCTGCCCATCGGCGGCGAGACCGCGGAGAAGATCTTCAAGGCGAACCCGGGCGTGTTCCACAAGACCGTCTTCCAGAAGGGAAGCTACAACGGCGTGGACCAGGACATCGATGCGATCGCCATCACGGCCGTCCTCCAGGCGATGGACACCTTCCCGGAGGACAAGGTCTACCAGATCCTGAAGGCGATCTTCGACAACAAGGCGGAGCTGGCGGCGGTGTGGAAGGGGGCCAACGCCCTCACGCCGCAGAAGGCCGTCGGGCAGGTGACCCCGGACGCGATCAAGTACCTCCACCCGGGGGCGCGGAAATTCTTCGTGGAGAAAGGCGTGCTGAAGTAG
- a CDS encoding TRAP transporter fused permease subunit, whose protein sequence is MREFQGKSAIAVGALFTAFVGWSLYGAIVPVETYLFRMVHMSFIFGLAFLVYPARPNAGRWTFWPDLLLALLGVASIGYALIDMDSFIRRSTLPEPADLLFGIAAIVLLLEISRRIVGTTFTLIVAGFLAYIYFGKYFPDMISHKGYDPDRIVGHMYMTLEGIFGVPLSVSASFVMLFVVYGTFMDVAGAGNFWLDLSLATMGRKSSSAGRGAVITSALLGGPQGSGVATTMSVTPIMWPILQKAGYSPNMAAGLIATGGIGAVLSPPLMGAAAFLIMQFLGVAFWDVVVMVTVPTVLYYAGTLFIVELEARKHRFEPPEAGAVKVLAVLRSKGYHLVSIAVLVALLVLWNKSPEYAALGAIAATIATSFLSRNRDEWLTPRKIAVAMVEGAKNMLPVAVLLAAAGLIVGTFTLTGLGLKISSIIMSVSGGSLLAALLLSLLASMVIGLSLPITATYIMTVVMVAPALVKIGVPEHVAHLLVFYFAVLSEVSPPVGLSPSAAAAVTGGNPFGAMMQAWKYSLPAFLVPFYFSTSTVGHSLLITHGNWPDFLLALTTSVVSLLFVSLGIIGYLHRAISMPERALLFLMALAMVVFPIGWSVAGLAPLAAGGLVLANNLRPKAGGK, encoded by the coding sequence TTGCGGGAATTCCAGGGAAAGTCCGCCATCGCGGTCGGCGCACTCTTCACGGCCTTCGTCGGCTGGTCCCTATACGGCGCGATCGTGCCCGTGGAAACCTATCTTTTCCGCATGGTCCACATGTCCTTCATCTTCGGCCTCGCCTTCCTCGTCTACCCGGCCCGTCCGAACGCCGGCCGCTGGACCTTCTGGCCGGACCTGCTCCTGGCCCTCCTGGGCGTGGCTTCCATCGGCTACGCCCTCATCGACATGGATTCGTTCATCCGCCGCTCCACCCTGCCGGAGCCGGCGGACCTCCTCTTCGGCATCGCGGCCATCGTCCTGCTGCTGGAGATCTCCCGCCGCATCGTCGGCACCACCTTCACCCTGATCGTGGCGGGATTCCTGGCCTACATCTACTTCGGGAAATACTTCCCGGACATGATTTCCCACAAGGGATACGATCCGGACCGGATCGTCGGCCACATGTACATGACGCTGGAAGGGATTTTCGGCGTGCCGCTTTCGGTCAGCGCCTCCTTCGTGATGCTGTTCGTCGTCTACGGCACCTTCATGGACGTGGCCGGGGCCGGCAACTTCTGGCTGGACCTCTCGCTCGCGACGATGGGGAGGAAATCGTCGAGCGCCGGGCGGGGGGCCGTGATCACCTCGGCGCTGCTGGGCGGCCCCCAGGGAAGCGGGGTGGCGACCACCATGTCCGTCACTCCGATCATGTGGCCGATCCTTCAGAAGGCGGGATATTCGCCCAACATGGCCGCGGGACTGATCGCCACCGGAGGGATCGGCGCGGTCCTTTCCCCGCCGCTGATGGGCGCCGCCGCATTCCTCATCATGCAGTTCCTGGGCGTCGCCTTCTGGGACGTGGTCGTCATGGTGACCGTTCCGACGGTCCTCTACTACGCCGGAACGCTGTTCATCGTGGAACTGGAGGCGCGCAAGCACCGTTTCGAGCCGCCCGAGGCCGGAGCGGTGAAGGTACTGGCGGTGTTGCGCTCCAAGGGGTACCACCTGGTGTCGATCGCCGTGCTGGTGGCGCTCCTCGTCCTATGGAACAAGTCGCCCGAGTACGCGGCGCTGGGCGCCATCGCCGCGACGATCGCCACCAGCTTCCTGAGCAGGAACCGGGACGAATGGCTGACGCCCCGGAAGATCGCCGTCGCGATGGTCGAGGGAGCGAAGAACATGCTCCCGGTCGCGGTGCTCCTGGCGGCGGCGGGGCTGATCGTCGGGACCTTCACCCTGACCGGCCTCGGGCTCAAGATCTCCTCCATCATCATGTCCGTGAGCGGCGGCTCCCTGCTGGCCGCCCTGCTGCTGTCGCTTCTGGCCTCCATGGTCATCGGGCTGAGCCTGCCCATCACGGCTACTTACATCATGACGGTGGTCATGGTCGCGCCTGCGCTGGTCAAGATCGGGGTGCCGGAGCACGTGGCGCACCTGCTCGTCTTCTACTTCGCCGTCCTGTCCGAGGTGTCCCCGCCGGTCGGCCTCTCCCCCAGCGCGGCCGCGGCGGTCACCGGCGGAAATCCGTTCGGCGCGATGATGCAGGCCTGGAAATATTCCCTGCCCGCCTTCCTGGTGCCGTTCTACTTCTCGACGAGCACGGTCGGCCACAGTCTCCTGATCACGCACGGGAACTGGCCCGATTTCCTCCTGGCGCTTACGACCTCCGTCGTTTCCCTGCTGTTCGTCTCGCTTGGGATCATCGGGTACCTGCATCGGGCGATCTCCATGCCGGAGCGCGCGCTGCTGTTCCTCATGGCTTTGGCCATGGTGGTCTTCCCGATCGGCTGGTCCGTCGCGGGGCTGGCGCCGCTGGCCGCGGGCGGGCTGGTGCTGGCGAACAACCTCCGGCCGAAGGCCGGGGGAAAATAA